Proteins found in one Aspergillus chevalieri M1 DNA, chromosome 2, nearly complete sequence genomic segment:
- a CDS encoding uncharacterized protein (COG:S;~EggNog:ENOG410QEF2), translated as MRSFGLRIRTWNHLFGKLQEPQQLHLRETCFSSDRVCACMLTDSRFFSPADIHGIGSFQDGGLRDNLAADIARRVCRQIWPSRKNPACLLSMGTGVTPRAPDRSPHFRHIYQDGFVRRGFDAWMSSMDTEMRWLEMVDQLEDTFKPDYLRFNIPLQNTSGALDTVDTMEEYRNQVAIHPGGARKAREAATALLVSRLFFELDSLPDCTTAPLWCHSTIHCKGPSQQVMDALHRLHPQGLDLTADSETIGKLDGPNELCSTCGRYCQPVSFFTVHFDKVMSIYVRSKSKQRWRISDFPDSIASISMKQQLQAPFGTIPMAVRAQLLVKAAMSENMLGVNVGSVRPYNPKRDGPRGYAMESRVWEIRIKHTLLRVRNYTNLNVL; from the exons ATGAGATCATTCGGCCTGCGAATACGGACCTGGAACCATTTATTTGGGAAGC TGCAAGAGCCACAGCAGCTGCACCTTCGTGAGACCTGCTTCTCTAGTGATCGTGTATGCGCATGTATGCTGACTGATTCAAGATTTTTCTCTCCAGCTGACATTCATGGAATTGGCTCCTTCCAAGATGGGGGACTACGGGACAACCTAGCAGCGGACATTGCACGACGTGTATGCCGTCAGATCTGGCCTTCCCGCAAAAACCCTGCATGCCTACTGTCCATGGGAACTGGGGTGACGCCTAGGGCGCCTGACCGATCACCGCACTTCCGACACATTTACCAAGACGGCTTCGTCCGTCGAGGATTCGATGCCTGGATGTCTTCAATGGACACGGAAATGAGATGGCTGGAAATGGTGGACCAGCTAGAGGATACATTCAAGCCAGACTACCTCCGGTTCAACATCCCACTACAAAACACATCCGGCGCCCTTGATACTGTAGACACAATGGAAGAGTACCGGAACCAGGTAGCTATCCACCCAGGAGGCGCCAGGAAGGCACGGGAGGCAGCAACCGCGCTGCTTGTGTCCAGGCTCTTCTTTGAACTGGATAGCCTGCCTGACTGCACTACCGCTCCCCTTTGGTGTCATAGTACTATCCATTGTAAAGGTCCCTCACAACAGGTGATGGACGCATTACACCGCTTACACCCCCAGGGACTGGACTTAACCGCCGATTCTGAAACAATAGGTAAACTGGATGGCCCTAATGAGCTTTGCTCAACATGCGGAAGATATTGCCAGCCGGTATCATTTTTCACAGTCCACTTTGACAAAGTAATGAGCATTTACGTCAGATCCAAGTCAAAACAGCGCTGGCGTATCAGCGACTTCCCAGACAGTATTGCATCAATATCCATGAAGCAGCAATTACAGGCACCGTTTGGCACTATACCCATGGCTGTCCGGGCACAGCTCCTTGTGAAAGCTGCAATGAGTGAAAATATGTTAGGGGTAAACGTCGGAAGCGTTCGTCCATACAATCCCAAGAGGGACGGACCAAGAGGGTACGCTATGGAGAGCAGGGTGTGGGAGATCAGGATTAAACACACTCTATTACGCGTCAGAAATTATACTAACTTAAATGTACTATGA